From Pseudomonas arsenicoxydans:
TACATCCAGATCGGCACGGTCATGACGTCGATGGTGTAGAGGAAATAGGTCACGGTGAATTCGTTGAACGAGACGATGAACGCCAGCAGCATGCCCGCCAGGATCCCCGACTTCATCAACGGCACCACCACATCGACAATCGCGCGCAGCGGTGAAGCGCCGAGCATTTGCGCGGCCTCCTCGACTTCGCTGCCGATGGAAAGCATGGCGGCGGTGCAGTTCTTCACCACGAACGGCAAGGCCAGAATCACATGGGCGATCACCAGCCGTGAGGTAGTGATCTGGAATGGCAGGCTGTCGAACACCAACAGCAGCGCCAGCCCCAACACCACCATCGGAAACACCAGTGGCAACGACATCAATTGCAGCGCCACGGCTTTGCCGCGGAACTCGCAACGGGTCAGCGCGTAAGCCGCTGGCACCGCCACAATGGTCGCGAAAACCATGGTCAGGCACGCCACCATCAGGCTGGTGGTCATGGCTTTGCCCAGGCTCAGCACATCACTGGAATCGGGCGACACGAACGTATGCCAGGCGGCTTTGTACCATTGCAGGCTGTAGCTGCTCGGCGGGAAGTCGAGGTTCGACGCACCGCTGAACGACATCACGATCATGGTCAGGATCGGCAACACCGCCAGCAGCAGGATGAAGCCCGAGAGGATGCCGGCAAACTTGCCGGTCTCGCCGGGCAGCAGCCCATAACGTTTCTTGGTCAGGGTGCTCATTGGGAAGCCTCCAGCATGCGCCGACGACGGCCAGTGATGAATTCGGACAAGGTCATGATCGCGAGTGTGGTGACAATCAACACCACACCGGCAGCGGACGCGGCGGGCCAGTTCATCAGCGGGGCGATCTGGTCGTGCACCATCACCGCCAGCATCGGCACGCGACGGCCACCGAGCAGCAAAGGCACCACGAAGCTGCTGGCGTTGTAGGCAAATACCAACGTCGCACCGGTGATGATCCCCGGCATGCTCATCGGCAACACCACTTGGCGAAACACCTGAAAGCGACTGGCGCCCAGGGTCGCAGCGGCTTCTTCATACGTACGGGCGACGCCGCGCATGGCGCTGGCAATCGGCAGCACGGCCAATGGGAACGCGGTTTGCACCAGGCCCATCAAGACGCCGTTCTGGTTGTAGAGCAGCATGATCGGCCGCTTGATCAGGCCCAGGCCCATCAGCGCCTGATTGAGCATGCCGCCAGGACCGAGAATCACCAGCCAGCCGTAGCTTTGCAGCAACAGGTTGACCAGCAGGGGCAGCAACACGGCTGCAAGGAAAATCCGTCGCACAAACGGTGAGGTCAGGCGCGACATGGTGTAGGCCACCGGGATCGCCAGGATGACCGCGATCACGGCGCTGATCAGCGCCAGGCGCAGGGTCAGCAGCAAG
This genomic window contains:
- a CDS encoding ABC transporter permease yields the protein MSTLTKKRYGLLPGETGKFAGILSGFILLLAVLPILTMIVMSFSGASNLDFPPSSYSLQWYKAAWHTFVSPDSSDVLSLGKAMTTSLMVACLTMVFATIVAVPAAYALTRCEFRGKAVALQLMSLPLVFPMVVLGLALLLVFDSLPFQITTSRLVIAHVILALPFVVKNCTAAMLSIGSEVEEAAQMLGASPLRAIVDVVVPLMKSGILAGMLLAFIVSFNEFTVTYFLYTIDVMTVPIWMYSRTVSSLDPTVFSFAVLIVLIDFVLIWALEKLVGEGGVSF
- a CDS encoding ABC transporter permease encodes the protein MEHQPLTHPVAAAASRTNRGVSPTTRAWFFLSPSMLFLGVLIAASLLVLRMSVGTKGAEWTGFSLASYAQLLEPYYLKSLLLTLRLALISAVIAVILAIPVAYTMSRLTSPFVRRIFLAAVLLPLLVNLLLQSYGWLVILGPGGMLNQALMGLGLIKRPIMLLYNQNGVLMGLVQTAFPLAVLPIASAMRGVARTYEEAAATLGASRFQVFRQVVLPMSMPGIITGATLVFAYNASSFVVPLLLGGRRVPMLAVMVHDQIAPLMNWPAASAAGVVLIVTTLAIMTLSEFITGRRRRMLEASQ